In a genomic window of Methanosarcina horonobensis HB-1 = JCM 15518:
- a CDS encoding DUF7286 family protein: protein MRLQIIEEVVDEVSSNPVISGWIKKDRVRAITASYLNSLTDEELIEKSTTDQLAIELAAIIKTEIRSSNPVVGPDEFEAVLNRVDTDVRMGVANGICEVTVSKGETIDILFGKIDGELKHLANETVDKYSGEVADKVTKRLDRTMAAVPCGLPVMPPHWVFTVNVWTYEVMGEYEVFTVVDNDNEVIPKPYFGHKGQKYIRQDELISNPAGNNQNGTFVRLGKNTPITFQMNGYSATIVGPRPKGVGDKIGGSSEESVGYDDLLEKLGEEI, encoded by the coding sequence ATGAGACTTCAAATCATCGAAGAGGTAGTCGATGAAGTAAGTTCAAATCCTGTCATTTCCGGCTGGATCAAAAAGGACCGCGTCCGTGCGATTACAGCGAGTTATCTCAATAGCCTCACCGATGAAGAATTAATCGAAAAATCCACAACTGACCAGCTTGCAATCGAACTTGCTGCTATTATAAAAACAGAAATTCGGAGTTCAAATCCTGTAGTTGGACCTGATGAATTTGAAGCCGTTTTGAACAGGGTAGATACAGACGTTAGAATGGGAGTTGCAAACGGCATCTGTGAAGTGACAGTAAGTAAAGGTGAAACAATTGATATTCTTTTTGGAAAAATTGATGGGGAGCTAAAACATCTGGCAAATGAGACCGTGGATAAGTATTCGGGAGAAGTGGCAGATAAGGTTACAAAAAGGCTGGATAGGACTATGGCAGCTGTTCCTTGCGGGCTTCCGGTAATGCCTCCTCACTGGGTTTTTACGGTTAATGTTTGGACTTATGAGGTGATGGGGGAATATGAAGTGTTTACTGTTGTTGACAATGATAATGAAGTAATTCCCAAACCTTATTTCGGGCATAAAGGGCAGAAATACATTAGACAAGATGAGCTTATTTCTAATCCAGCAGGGAATAATCAAAATGGAACTTTTGTCCGGCTCGGAAAAAATACTCCAATTACGTTTCAGATGAATGGTTATTCTGCGACAATTGTTGGACCAAGACCAAAAGGCGTTGGAGATAAGATTGGTGGAAGTTCGGAAGAATCAGTTGGCTACGATGATCTATTGGAAAAGTTAGGAGAAGAGATATGA
- a CDS encoding TIGR03557 family F420-dependent LLM class oxidoreductase: protein MLKLGYKIGPEQFPPSEMLEQVIAAEKNGFESIDSSDHFHPWSEEGQACFTWSWLGAAAARTSTIELGTGITCPFLRYNPAIIAQAAATVSSLAGGRTYLGVGTGEALNEYPVTYEWPTFRVRQAMMIEAIQLIRSLWTGDKIDFEGCHFRLRQAKLYTLPKNEIPIYISSLVPDSAYLAGYYGDGLITVGGSLEMPEYEQMLSEVRRGAIDAGRDYEKMPKAVELFVDYTGDVEKAVKSFKKYWAGALIPALFLNKIYTPAMSAQNGKVVGKDAVQESVLISDDPEKHIEFAKQYIDAGFTHLYFHSAAEDQIDFIERYGKDVLPALKKMG, encoded by the coding sequence ATGCTTAAACTGGGATATAAAATTGGACCTGAACAGTTTCCACCTTCAGAGATGCTGGAACAGGTAATTGCAGCCGAGAAAAACGGGTTCGAAAGTATAGATTCAAGTGATCATTTCCATCCCTGGAGCGAAGAAGGACAGGCGTGTTTTACCTGGAGCTGGCTTGGAGCAGCAGCTGCAAGGACGAGTACTATCGAACTGGGCACAGGAATCACATGCCCGTTCCTGCGCTATAATCCGGCTATCATTGCTCAGGCAGCAGCAACCGTCTCCTCTCTGGCAGGAGGAAGAACCTATCTCGGAGTAGGGACCGGAGAGGCACTCAATGAATATCCGGTAACTTATGAATGGCCGACTTTTAGAGTTCGCCAGGCAATGATGATTGAAGCCATACAGCTTATCCGCAGCCTCTGGACCGGAGACAAAATAGATTTTGAAGGGTGTCATTTCCGCCTGAGGCAGGCTAAATTGTATACACTACCTAAAAATGAGATTCCTATCTACATCTCTTCCCTTGTGCCGGACAGTGCCTACCTTGCCGGGTACTATGGGGACGGGCTTATAACCGTAGGTGGATCTCTGGAGATGCCTGAATATGAACAGATGCTCTCAGAAGTAAGAAGAGGCGCTATTGACGCGGGTAGGGACTATGAGAAGATGCCAAAAGCTGTAGAGCTTTTCGTGGATTACACCGGCGATGTTGAAAAAGCGGTTAAGAGTTTCAAAAAATACTGGGCAGGAGCTTTAATACCCGCACTTTTCCTGAATAAAATCTATACTCCTGCCATGTCTGCGCAGAACGGCAAAGTAGTTGGGAAGGATGCTGTCCAAGAATCAGTCCTTATATCAGATGACCCGGAAAAACATATAGAATTTGCAAAACAGTACATCGATGCAGGTTTCACCCATCTTTACTTCCATTCGGCAGCCGAGGATCAGATAGATTTCATTGAGAGATATGGAAAGGATGTTTTACCTGCTTTAAAGAAGATGGGATAA
- a CDS encoding metallophosphoesterase family protein: MDREIRILHTADTHLGYRQYHSEVRRQDFFKAFEMVIKDAVEMQVDAVVHAGDLFDSRNPTLEDLLETMNILSRLKTANIPFFGIVGNHESKQSTQWLDLFEEMGLAARLGKKPQMVGDVAIYGIDSVPKSKIPLYDYSGFEIPESLPENCRKLLVMHQIVEPLPFADWDCAEVIENLPFKVDAILLGDYHEYEKKKEGETWITYSGSTERNSATEKESRSYSIITLSGEGLEISRRTIPTRDFIFITAKLDGEEKPYEQIFSTVNERLEEIPESVVFLDISGDSGSVLSFSEIEEYVLSKGALVVAKVNDSRTKGGVPEEVVKVAFSDPDRAVAEEIRRMSLNDGGLIIDEVIRNPDVPRSRVDEETENRLIGLIETIDFKDPDFMIKIPVSPVIPVSSTSPAGLISSTTIGESEGNEPAGTAEQFETLEPVGGTEFAAAVSGKYETPKAFPRIQRSESLNESLNKGLEASDKVPESSDIISESSNSISESPDESSESPHVSIVCENTESTETAELSETVGSAEASAVARISGVTLNSEVTIDPQSNFSANSQASSLAEVPSVPEISQEISGTPVEIQSEDSEERAVLGKDPGDKTKTEAGKLSGLGVEVSSVNEEGDKTEKLPDEKPADIKADIKLPDEKPVKAPDKAAKPVKQSQKKGKEKSAVPRQYNLGDYL; the protein is encoded by the coding sequence ATGGACCGGGAAATAAGGATACTCCACACAGCAGACACGCACCTGGGATACCGGCAGTACCACAGCGAGGTACGGAGGCAGGACTTTTTTAAGGCTTTTGAAATGGTCATAAAGGACGCGGTTGAGATGCAAGTTGATGCTGTCGTGCATGCGGGAGATCTTTTTGATTCAAGGAACCCGACCCTTGAAGACCTCCTTGAGACCATGAACATCCTGTCCCGATTAAAGACTGCAAACATACCTTTTTTTGGAATTGTCGGGAACCACGAGAGCAAGCAAAGTACCCAGTGGCTGGACCTTTTTGAGGAAATGGGGCTTGCGGCAAGGCTCGGGAAAAAACCGCAGATGGTCGGAGACGTGGCAATCTACGGAATTGACAGCGTCCCAAAATCAAAAATTCCTCTTTACGATTATTCAGGGTTTGAAATTCCGGAATCCCTGCCGGAAAACTGCAGGAAGCTGCTTGTAATGCACCAGATCGTAGAGCCTCTTCCATTTGCGGACTGGGACTGCGCTGAGGTGATTGAAAACCTTCCTTTCAAGGTTGATGCAATTCTCCTGGGGGACTACCACGAGTACGAGAAAAAAAAGGAAGGAGAAACCTGGATCACTTACTCGGGCAGCACAGAGCGCAACAGTGCAACAGAAAAAGAGTCCCGCTCTTACAGCATTATCACTCTTTCCGGGGAAGGGCTGGAAATCAGCAGGAGAACTATCCCTACCCGCGACTTCATTTTTATCACGGCAAAACTTGATGGGGAAGAAAAGCCCTATGAACAGATTTTTTCTACCGTAAACGAGCGTCTTGAAGAGATCCCGGAATCAGTGGTGTTTCTGGATATTTCAGGGGATTCAGGCTCAGTCCTTTCGTTCAGCGAAATCGAAGAATACGTGCTGAGCAAAGGAGCCCTCGTAGTGGCAAAAGTCAATGACTCCAGGACAAAAGGTGGTGTTCCTGAGGAAGTTGTTAAAGTTGCATTTTCTGACCCTGACAGGGCTGTTGCCGAAGAGATCCGCAGGATGAGCCTGAATGACGGCGGGTTGATAATTGATGAGGTTATCCGGAACCCGGATGTTCCAAGGTCAAGGGTGGATGAAGAAACAGAGAACCGACTTATTGGGTTGATTGAAACAATAGATTTCAAAGATCCAGATTTCATGATAAAAATTCCTGTCAGTCCTGTTATTCCGGTTAGCTCTACCAGTCCTGCAGGCTTGATCAGCTCCACCACAATTGGAGAATCTGAAGGAAACGAACCTGCAGGTACGGCTGAACAATTCGAGACTCTCGAACCTGTCGGCGGGACTGAGTTTGCAGCGGCAGTTTCTGGAAAATATGAAACACCGAAGGCCTTTCCGAGAATTCAAAGATCTGAATCTCTTAACGAGTCTCTCAATAAAGGTCTTGAAGCATCTGATAAAGTCCCTGAATCCTCCGATATTATTTCTGAGTCTTCCAATTCGATCTCTGAATCTCCTGATGAAAGTTCCGAATCTCCTCATGTTTCTATTGTATGCGAAAATACCGAATCCACTGAAACGGCTGAACTATCCGAAACTGTCGGATCTGCGGAAGCATCTGCAGTAGCCAGAATATCTGGAGTAACTCTTAACTCCGAAGTTACTATTGATCCTCAGTCTAATTTCTCGGCTAATTCCCAGGCAAGTTCTTTGGCTGAAGTTCCCTCCGTACCCGAAATTTCTCAAGAAATTTCCGGAACCCCTGTAGAAATCCAATCTGAAGATAGTGAGGAAAGGGCTGTGCTCGGGAAAGATCCCGGAGATAAAACTAAAACCGAGGCAGGGAAACTATCCGGGTTAGGAGTAGAAGTCAGTTCCGTAAATGAGGAAGGTGACAAAACCGAAAAGCTTCCGGATGAAAAGCCTGCGGATATTAAGGCGGATATTAAGCTCCCTGACGAGAAGCCAGTCAAGGCTCCGGATAAAGCTGCAAAACCGGTAAAGCAGAGCCAGAAAAAAGGAAAAGAAAAATCTGCCGTACCCAGACAGTACAACCTTGGTGATTACCTGTGA
- a CDS encoding sarcinarray family MAST domain-containing protein encodes MNKKFFLVNLLIILVLIPSIATADSPYGKMDIYYNEKLLSGEDVAKPVLKVEEPFKIGINLTVHQKCHVSIMLSEIGDNNFEIVSGPTSKMKDYGTELLDQNSSKMYEWTVKATDNWAGGSLPINLVYQINDFDTGDILVKGKFTVAYCTISNEYYGGETPTSENQPVSETEPSPSSASTPAFTLAGAIPVIALVLALFRR; translated from the coding sequence ATGAACAAGAAATTTTTCTTAGTAAACCTATTAATTATATTGGTACTAATTCCGAGTATAGCTACAGCAGATAGTCCCTATGGTAAAATGGATATTTATTATAATGAAAAGCTATTATCCGGAGAAGATGTTGCAAAACCAGTTTTGAAGGTTGAAGAGCCATTTAAGATAGGGATTAATTTAACAGTCCACCAAAAATGTCATGTCTCAATCATGTTGTCCGAAATTGGAGATAATAATTTTGAGATAGTTTCGGGTCCAACTTCAAAAATGAAAGATTATGGAACAGAGCTTCTGGATCAAAATTCTAGTAAAATGTACGAATGGACTGTTAAAGCCACAGATAACTGGGCGGGGGGATCTTTACCAATCAACCTAGTATACCAGATTAACGATTTCGATACAGGGGATATTTTAGTAAAAGGGAAATTCACAGTCGCCTACTGCACCATCTCTAACGAGTACTACGGAGGTGAAACTCCCACTTCCGAAAACCAACCAGTTTCAGAAACCGAACCTTCACCCTCATCCGCATCCACTCCAGCCTTTACACTTGCCGGCGCGATTCCGGTTATTGCATTGGTTCTTGCCCTGTTCCGCAGGTGA
- a CDS encoding sarcinarray family MAST domain-containing protein, with product MNIKFLLSTLGFILLINTVSAHNLYGEVYEYDLYFNGKLLDTTEVPKPVLKVNEPFTVRIDFKIYTKCELSVMLSEIEKNNFYVITGSTQKMNIYTGDVVENNSVKSYEWTVAPTESWAGGSLPIDLVYQINDFETGKILVNNGFTIAYPSISTEYYEGETPTSGKQPVSETEPSPTSASTPAFTFVGAISVLALTFALFRR from the coding sequence ATGAATATAAAATTCTTACTGTCAACTTTGGGTTTTATTTTACTGATAAACACTGTATCAGCACATAATCTTTATGGAGAAGTTTATGAATACGATCTTTACTTCAATGGTAAACTTTTGGATACTACAGAAGTCCCAAAACCGGTATTGAAGGTAAATGAACCATTTACAGTAAGGATTGATTTTAAAATATATACAAAGTGTGAATTGTCTGTAATGCTAAGTGAGATCGAAAAGAATAATTTTTATGTGATAACTGGTTCAACGCAAAAAATGAATATCTATACTGGGGATGTTGTAGAGAATAACTCCGTTAAATCATATGAATGGACGGTTGCTCCTACCGAAAGTTGGGCAGGTGGATCTTTACCAATAGATTTGGTGTATCAAATTAATGATTTTGAAACGGGGAAAATTTTAGTTAACAACGGTTTTACCATTGCTTATCCTTCTATAAGCACCGAATACTATGAAGGCGAAACTCCCACTTCTGGTAAGCAACCAGTTTCAGAAACCGAGCCTTCACCCACATCCGCATCCACTCCAGCCTTTACGTTTGTCGGCGCGATTTCAGTTCTTGCATTGACTTTTGCCCTGTTCCGCAGATGA
- a CDS encoding DNA double-strand break repair ATPase Rad50, producing MKLKNLYIENIRSYKKLDFTFEDGVTVISGVNGSGKSSLLEACFMGLFGSKILSKDFVLADMIFKGAENAKINLGFEHLGGEYLLEQVFRYSSKSENALSSRCVLFADGENIVDQATRTYEEICALLNMDEEAYRNCAYIRQGEIDVLINAKPKDRQRMIDDLLQLGKLEEYRERAGYAKTAVRRLERDAKNSFSGVKVEIEGIESTEPVAAVNRLRQKVKETDSILEDLSKKKEFAAARKGELDLKIAEYRERLQEIEALKQAIHKSKEDKAGCFKEKEAFSGEVQVQRRVLLELGEENVGLREECGFRDLEIEALLLRQEKEESSSREKVNSVSKELALLLKEEETGVQALSELEKEKAETERTLIECRNSIGTANKEIEGYRANIKQLEEDNKGLREKAGFGAVEEVISIIKELEEKESLLRDRKNEVSTKLSLVLKEKETLDKGLRELDVEMQNCHSAVCKGSTEIEALEQELRDNSKAVLDIQEQKSEVFAGLKALGFTGGQLENLEDFNELLLENKNRLHGKEKELEATLREIENSLRKNRELLAEGKCPTCGQELKGSEVACTAEECEQKKEKLASELADIKLQNTELEKKLNRLKDAKKLEKQASDYDIEIEKLAEKARASKKLIETHRDRIEEDSLKLENLDKRKQELETAMSQIVSDIKALKDQEEEAQKAHDEGEKALREAKVFERKLAENASEIESLNGKIRTSLALIENYGQRLEELNEKLKTFTEKESLSKEKLEALELALEAVRKKEDEAKKAHVESERLLLQAKKLQANLLRMENIKHKISELETGIRNLAEKIGFFDREILERSDRIRQLQEKLEGNRLAELQQKRVQFEEAHANITEKTREVTAEKDTFLKEIGMIENSLKRLRELKEELRALENKRLYLEAVYNNADELENTYLRVRADMRARNIGALSILLNEMFGFMYTNNAYSHIELDPEYNLTVYRKDGTPLEPKLLSGGERAIFNLVLRCAIYRLLALGFGGDKPDGLPPMILDEPTVFLDRGHVRQLLKLIDMMRSIGVGQIIVVSHDESLIDSADHVFQVEKDPITNMSSITRI from the coding sequence GTGAAGCTAAAAAACCTGTACATAGAAAATATCCGGAGCTATAAAAAGCTGGACTTCACTTTCGAAGACGGAGTGACCGTGATCTCCGGAGTAAACGGTAGTGGGAAATCAAGCCTGCTCGAAGCCTGCTTCATGGGGCTTTTCGGGAGTAAGATCCTCTCAAAGGACTTTGTGCTTGCTGATATGATTTTCAAGGGAGCTGAGAATGCAAAAATCAACCTCGGTTTTGAGCACCTTGGGGGGGAGTACCTCCTTGAGCAGGTTTTCAGGTACTCTTCGAAAAGTGAAAATGCTTTAAGCTCAAGATGTGTGCTTTTTGCTGATGGGGAAAACATCGTTGACCAGGCAACCCGCACCTATGAAGAGATATGTGCCCTCCTGAACATGGACGAAGAAGCATACAGGAACTGCGCATACATCCGGCAGGGTGAAATTGACGTACTTATTAATGCAAAGCCAAAGGACAGGCAGCGCATGATTGACGACCTGCTTCAGCTTGGAAAGCTCGAGGAGTACCGTGAAAGGGCAGGATATGCTAAGACGGCTGTCAGAAGGCTTGAAAGAGATGCAAAAAATAGCTTTTCGGGAGTGAAAGTCGAAATAGAGGGAATTGAAAGCACAGAGCCTGTTGCAGCCGTTAACAGGCTCAGGCAAAAGGTAAAAGAAACTGACTCAATCCTGGAAGATCTCAGTAAGAAGAAAGAATTTGCAGCTGCACGTAAAGGAGAACTCGACCTTAAAATTGCCGAGTATAGGGAACGCCTGCAGGAAATTGAAGCTTTGAAACAGGCTATCCATAAGTCTAAGGAGGATAAGGCTGGTTGCTTTAAAGAAAAAGAGGCCTTTTCAGGGGAAGTCCAGGTTCAAAGGCGCGTTTTGCTTGAACTCGGGGAAGAAAACGTCGGCTTGAGAGAAGAGTGCGGTTTTAGAGATCTCGAAATCGAGGCTCTGCTTTTGCGACAGGAAAAAGAGGAATCTTCTTCCAGGGAGAAAGTAAATTCAGTATCAAAAGAACTTGCTCTTCTCCTGAAAGAAGAAGAAACCGGTGTACAGGCATTGAGTGAGCTTGAAAAGGAGAAGGCTGAGACTGAGCGCACTCTTATTGAATGCAGAAATAGTATTGGAACTGCAAATAAGGAAATTGAAGGGTACAGGGCAAATATAAAGCAGCTCGAAGAGGACAATAAAGGGCTGAGAGAAAAAGCAGGCTTTGGGGCTGTTGAGGAAGTCATTTCAATTATAAAAGAACTTGAAGAAAAGGAAAGCCTCCTCAGAGACCGGAAAAATGAGGTTTCGACAAAACTTAGTCTTGTTCTTAAAGAAAAAGAAACCCTGGATAAAGGCTTGCGCGAGCTTGATGTGGAAATGCAAAACTGCCATTCTGCAGTCTGTAAAGGAAGTACTGAGATTGAGGCGCTTGAGCAGGAACTCAGGGACAACTCAAAAGCAGTACTGGATATCCAGGAGCAGAAGTCCGAAGTTTTTGCGGGGCTAAAGGCTCTCGGCTTCACTGGGGGCCAGCTCGAAAATCTTGAGGATTTCAACGAGCTTCTGCTGGAGAATAAAAACCGGCTTCATGGAAAAGAAAAGGAACTTGAGGCTACTTTAAGGGAAATTGAAAACAGCCTCCGTAAAAACCGGGAACTGCTTGCCGAAGGAAAATGTCCTACCTGCGGGCAGGAATTGAAAGGATCGGAAGTCGCATGTACAGCAGAGGAATGCGAGCAAAAAAAAGAAAAGCTTGCCTCGGAGCTTGCGGACATAAAACTGCAAAACACTGAACTTGAGAAAAAGCTCAACCGGCTAAAGGATGCAAAGAAGCTTGAGAAACAGGCCTCTGATTATGATATCGAAATCGAAAAGCTCGCTGAAAAGGCAAGAGCTTCCAAGAAACTGATAGAGACTCATAGAGACCGGATAGAAGAAGACTCTCTGAAACTTGAGAACCTCGATAAACGGAAACAGGAACTTGAGACTGCAATGAGCCAGATTGTTTCAGATATTAAAGCTCTGAAAGATCAGGAAGAAGAAGCTCAAAAAGCTCATGATGAGGGTGAAAAAGCTCTCAGGGAGGCAAAAGTTTTTGAAAGAAAGCTTGCCGAAAACGCCTCTGAAATCGAATCTCTAAATGGTAAAATCCGAACATCTCTTGCGCTTATCGAAAATTACGGGCAAAGGCTTGAAGAGCTCAATGAAAAATTAAAAACGTTTACAGAAAAGGAATCCCTGTCAAAAGAAAAACTCGAAGCTCTCGAACTCGCCCTTGAAGCTGTGCGGAAAAAAGAAGATGAAGCAAAAAAAGCCCATGTCGAAAGCGAAAGGCTTCTTTTGCAGGCAAAAAAACTTCAGGCTAACCTGCTCCGTATGGAAAACATCAAACATAAGATCTCCGAGCTTGAGACCGGTATCAGAAATCTGGCAGAAAAAATCGGTTTCTTTGACCGCGAAATCCTTGAACGCAGCGACAGGATAAGGCAGCTGCAAGAAAAACTGGAAGGAAACAGGCTTGCAGAACTCCAGCAAAAACGTGTTCAGTTTGAAGAAGCACATGCAAATATTACGGAGAAAACCCGGGAAGTAACTGCCGAAAAGGATACTTTTCTTAAAGAAATCGGCATGATCGAAAATAGCTTAAAACGTTTGAGGGAACTCAAAGAAGAACTGAGAGCTCTTGAAAACAAAAGGCTGTATCTTGAAGCCGTATATAATAATGCTGATGAGCTTGAAAATACCTATCTGCGCGTCCGGGCTGATATGCGAGCAAGGAACATAGGCGCTCTTTCCATCCTCTTAAATGAGATGTTCGGTTTTATGTACACAAACAACGCTTATTCCCATATCGAGCTTGACCCGGAATACAATTTGACGGTCTATAGAAAAGACGGCACGCCTCTCGAGCCCAAACTTTTGAGCGGAGGCGAACGTGCAATTTTCAATCTTGTCCTTCGCTGTGCCATCTACCGGCTTCTTGCCCTTGGCTTTGGCGGAGATAAACCGGACGGACTTCCTCCAATGATCCTTGATGAGCCCACAGTTTTCCTGGACCGCGGGCATGTCAGGCAGCTTCTGAAACTCATAGATATGATGCGCAGTATCGGAGTAGGGCAGATTATAGTGGTCTCTCATGATGAGTCCCTGATCGATTCGGCAGATCACGTCTTCCAGGTAGAAAAAGATCCCATTACAAATATGTCCTCAATTACAAGGATTTGA
- a CDS encoding rubrerythrin family protein gives MRKITEQNLINAFGGESQAHMRYLHFGNQAEKEKFTNVARLFRAISHAEYVHAGDHYKALKHLNGGFVANSMAAFGPGDTLKNLQLAIDGETYEIEEMYPAYIEVAKFQEEKNAQRSFEWSYASEKLHKQLFERAFESVNAGKDVELGPIQVCEVCGYTLEGEAPDRCPICNALKEKFTAFR, from the coding sequence ATGAGGAAAATAACAGAACAGAATCTGATCAATGCATTTGGTGGGGAAAGCCAGGCACATATGAGATATTTGCACTTCGGAAATCAGGCAGAAAAAGAAAAATTCACTAACGTAGCCCGCCTGTTCCGTGCAATCTCCCATGCCGAATATGTCCATGCAGGCGACCATTACAAAGCTTTAAAACATCTTAATGGAGGATTTGTTGCAAACAGCATGGCAGCTTTCGGTCCCGGAGATACATTAAAAAATCTTCAACTGGCAATTGACGGGGAAACATACGAAATTGAGGAAATGTATCCCGCATATATTGAAGTAGCAAAGTTCCAGGAAGAAAAAAACGCACAGAGAAGTTTTGAATGGTCTTACGCCAGTGAAAAACTGCATAAACAGCTTTTTGAAAGAGCATTCGAGTCGGTCAACGCAGGAAAAGATGTAGAACTCGGACCCATCCAGGTTTGCGAGGTATGTGGATATACTCTAGAAGGAGAAGCGCCTGATAGATGCCCTATATGCAACGCATTAAAGGAGAAATTTACTGCATTTAGATAA
- the mmrce1 gene encoding MmRce1 family CPBP family CAAX prenyl protease, with protein sequence MIPNYRYKPGIYFTATFIITYALWFPAAYLSFHDNSGVYILLAFLGMMVPFLVSFFMIFTSKNSDLKKDFINRLINLRLIRPKLLLAFFLIMPLTVLVSIFLSLPFGGSTSQFQFAENYSFSSGFVPAFLTLIMASTFEELGWRGYGFESLQSRHTFFTASIVFGILWSLWHFPLIFVNNMYQYEIFHENIRYAVNFFVSIIPMGVIISWLYIKNGKSVLAVILIHIVINFSQEALQMTQFAKCIETVVVTVVAAIIFISDKEMFFSKEHLVAGVNRVTGVDGVT encoded by the coding sequence ATGATTCCTAACTATAGATACAAACCCGGAATTTATTTTACTGCGACTTTTATCATAACCTATGCTCTTTGGTTTCCAGCAGCGTATTTAAGTTTTCATGATAATAGCGGAGTTTATATATTATTAGCATTTCTTGGAATGATGGTGCCTTTTCTTGTCTCATTTTTTATGATATTTACATCTAAAAATTCAGATCTAAAAAAGGATTTTATCAACCGGCTTATCAATCTCAGGTTAATAAGGCCAAAATTACTACTGGCATTTTTTTTAATAATGCCACTTACTGTCCTGGTATCTATCTTCCTCTCTCTTCCATTTGGTGGATCGACTTCTCAATTTCAATTTGCTGAAAATTACTCTTTTTCATCAGGGTTTGTCCCTGCGTTTCTTACTCTTATCATGGCTTCAACTTTTGAAGAGCTTGGGTGGAGAGGATACGGTTTTGAAAGCCTGCAAAGCCGGCACACTTTCTTTACGGCATCAATTGTTTTCGGTATACTCTGGTCTCTCTGGCATTTCCCGCTGATCTTTGTCAATAACATGTATCAGTACGAGATTTTCCACGAAAACATCCGGTATGCAGTGAATTTTTTTGTCAGCATCATTCCTATGGGAGTGATTATCAGCTGGCTCTATATAAAAAATGGAAAAAGTGTTCTGGCAGTGATTCTAATTCACATTGTCATAAATTTCTCGCAGGAAGCTCTGCAAATGACCCAATTTGCAAAGTGCATTGAAACTGTGGTTGTTACTGTCGTTGCTGCCATTATTTTCATATCAGACAAAGAGATGTTTTTTTCGAAAGAGCATCTCGTTGCTGGAGTTAACCGAGTTACTGGAGTTGACGGAGTCACTTAA